GCCGGTCCATACATCAGGTGGTTCTGGAAGAGCTGGCTTTTCACTCTGACGATTACGAGGAAAGGGTTCGCTCTTTCAACGAATTACTCAACCGCTTTCCCGCCGAAGTCGACAGGGGACAGATATACTACTATCTGGGAAAAAGTTACGAGAAGCTGGGCTTCTGGGACGAAGCATTCGCGGCTTATGAAGATTTTCTCGAATCTCCCGAAACGGAAATCGCCGGAGATCCCCAGGCCCGGATCAGATTGACAAACCTGCTTCGTTTTCAGCGCTCCGATAAATCCTGGACGAGAGATAACCTGATGGACCTCCTGGCCAGTATCCGCTGGGCGGTTTACAACAAAAAAGCCGAGACTCTCCGCCGCTATCAGTCGGAAAAGTTCTTTACCATGAGCTGGAGTCAGGATGAGACGGACCTTTTCACCCATACAAATATCGATATCCCTTCATTTTTCAACCGGAACGTGCAGGTCCGGAGCGTTTTGGACCCCATGTCCAATGAAAAAGAAGCCTTTGTGCGATCCTGGGGATGGTCCTACCGTATCCCCACCTGGTATTTATATTTCAAGAAAATCGACTATCCGGCCGATCCGGAAATAAACGGGAGATGGGAATGGGCTGGCATTTACTTCGGCGATACTTTCTGATTCTGACAGCGGCCGCGCTTCCTCTTTTCAGCCACGAGCTGCCTCATGAAACAAGGCAGACCGTATCTTTCCTCGCCCTTGATGGGGAAAACAGCGAAGAGCCCCTGCCGGTCAGACGGGATTTGAGAAGCGAACGCATTTTCTCCTACCCTTTTGATTTCAATGAAACAATCGAAAAATTCATAGAAGAATACAGCACTCCCGAGAGACTGGCCTACCTGCAGCGGTCCCTCGACCGGGCGGCACCTTTCCGCAACCATATTGAAGAGACTATAAAAGAGAAAGGTCTGCCGACCGAACTGGTTTATCTACCCCTTGTGGAATCGGCTTACCGCGTCGATGCCGTATCCCGTTCCGGAGCGACGGGCCTTTGGCAGTTCATGCTCAACAGTATCGAGCCCTATGATATAACAGTGGACCAGTGGCGCGACGACAGACGGGATTTCTGGCGCTCCACCGAAGCCGCTCTGGAAAAACTCATCTACAATTACGATAAAACCGGAAACTGGGATCTGGCCCTGGCCGCCTACAATTGCGGCCTGAACGGTCTGCGCCGGACTATGGCATCAACCGGAATTGAAGATTACTGGGAACTCGCAGGCAAACAGCTTCTGCCTGCCGAGACAAACCGCTATCTCCCGAAATTCATAGCCATTTCCACAATCTGCTCATACGGAGGACGATACGGCCTCGACACAGGCTGGGAAGAACGGCTGGAATGGGAGAAGATAGAACTGGACCGTTCTGTGGATCTGCGGCTTCTGGCTGCCGAAACGGGAATGGACTACGGGACTCTTCGACTGGGCAACGCCGAACTGCTTTATGATGTCACACCTCCGGCCGATTCGGGATATGCATTGAAGATACCGGCGTCCCATGCCGATTCATTGAATAGAGTACTGGAAACTTCCGATGAAGCCTTTATGGAGTTTTACCGCTATTCAATAAGAACAGGAGATACGCTTTCGGAAATATCCGGGCATTACAAAGTTCCCCTGTCTCTTATCTACCGGTACAACAGGAATCTGTCACCCCGTTTCCTCAGAGCCGGTCAGACAGTGATTATTCCGGCTCTGGCTGACGTCCCTCCCTATGGTTCGCAAAAGGGGGATGAAGTTGATTTTACGGGAACTTATGTGGTGAGAGAAGGCGATTCGCTGTGGTCCATATCGGGGAGATTCGAAACGACTCCCGAGCTGCTCGCATCGAGAAACAGACTGCCGGTAAACGGCATACTCAACATCGGAATGAAACTGATGGTTCCCCTAACGGAGTGAGAATGAACAGATTAGCTATTACATCAGCCCTCATGTTTTTCCTGGCCTCCCTATCCGGTCTGTTTGCGCAGGACGTATCGGTTACGGCGGAAAAACTCATAGACTGGGAGGAAGGCATAGTCACCATTGATATTACAGCTTCGACAGAGACTGCCTGGACAGCTCTTTCCAGCCGTTACGATATGGATAAACTCATTTCCAAAAGGGCTCCTGTTCTCACCGCGGAGATCATCGCCGATATCCCCGTCAGCTCTCTCGACACAATCGGTTCGGCCATTCTGAAAAATACGTCGCTCTATGGCGATCTTCTCAAATTACCCGATTTGGTGGGCAAGACTTTCAGCACAGCCGCCGAAGACCGGAAATCCCTTACGGTGCGGTACGACATTCCGGTTTTTCCCTATATAGCCTCTTTGTTTATCGAGCGCAGCGAAGCGGATCAGGTTAAACGGGACCTGCGGTATTATCCGACTGAGGATTTTACAGGAATTCTGATATACGCGGCCGAAGAGATGCCTCTATCGGGAACAAACCGCAGCAGCGCGCTCAATCCCTCTATCTTTCCCCGGCTTTTCGATGAGGACCTTAACCTGATTCTGGATATGTCGAAAATGGAACCGGACTACCTGCGCCGTTGGGGAACCGCCGGATTTTCCTACGACAGAGACAGAACTTTCTACGGCGACAGAGTGGGCGCTTTTCCCCTGAGAACCATGGCAACAGGATATTTCGGAATGAACAGCACCGATATCATTCTTCCGGAACGGGCGGTCCGCCAGATCCTGAGCAGTGACCGCAACAGGCAGCTTCTTGCCGAGGGACGGGTACTGATTATCTGCAGCCGGCCCGAATCATAAGGGAAACAGGTTGCCTCCTTTCTCTAATAACGCTAAAATCGGTAGTATTATGTCGAAAAGAATAGTTTACGCGGCTACAGTGCTGCTCATATTAATGACCCTTACATCATGCAATAGAAAAATCGGTTCCGGAGTTGTGCTCTGGACACCCGATGAAACAGTTCTGGAGAACGGAACGGTCGTAAACATATACGAAGAGTCCAAAATCCGCCACACTTATTTCGTAGCTCGTCCCGGAGAAAAGGAGACGACGGAAATCGACACCTGGAGAATTGAGTTCTTCGAAGGGCTGAAGGAGGCGGAAGAATATGCCGAAGCCTATAAACCCTATATCAATACCTACACCTATACAGAGCGTTCCGGCGGTCTTGTTGTCAGAGATGAGCCGGTTGTCAAACAGAACAACCGCGTTTACAAACTCCGCCAGGGACAGGAAATAAAAGTCATAGGGCGAAGCGAAGAACCCGTCCCGGTCGGAAACCTCAATGACTACTGGTATCACATACTCACAGGAGACGGTGTAGCCGGATACGCTTACGGGGCCACGCTAGTCGTATACAGCATGAACGATACGGGAATGGTCATTGAAAACGCCAACGACACGACAGACACGCTTCTCGAGACTTTTCTCAACGGTGTCTGGCGCCCCACCTACTACAACGACATGATCACGAAAAACGTTATCGATCTGACCCGGTTCAAAGAATCTTTCGCCTTGAAAGTGGACCCGGAGAAAAAAGAGATAACCCTGCGCCTGCAGGACAGAAATATCACGGAGAAGTACACCGACATTACAAAATTCGGAGCCAAGCGTTACGACTTCGAAGGCACATCCTTTCGGGTGACTCTCGTCTCCGATTCGGTGGCATCTGTTTTCTACAAGCACGACGGCAAGGATGTCAACGAAGCGTTTGTCCGGCTCAGCGAAAACGTGAATGAAATTGTTTCGGCGGAACTGGAGCGGAGAAAGGCTCTGCTTACGGAACTGATGGAAAAAGGCGAACGTTTCACAAGTGCCAATTACGGGTCGGTCAACATCATCGACGATACAGGGCGGTTTATCTGGAATAATATTGAAGAGCTGATAAACCGGAATATCATTTCCTCCCAATCGGAACCCCAGGGGCGCATCGAATTCAGCCGGTTCCCCGATACACTGATAAAAAACACCTATAAAGGTGTCATAACCTTCAGTTTCCGCAATGGATCTGAAGCGAATTTCCTCTATTCCTATACGGAAAAAGGCGTTTCCTTCATCTACGTTCCCGACCGGTATATCAAAAACCGGATTGTCACGACCGACCAGTTTTTCGATCCCGTACTCATCTATTTCGAATTCGAGAAACCGGCGGAAGAAGAGGAATCGTAAGCCCATGGCTTTTGTACAACTCGACAATATCTCACTGGCTTTCGGCGACAGGGATATCCTGAAAAATGTCAATTTCATGATATCCACCGGGAGCCGGATCGCCCTGTCCGGAGCCAACGGTTCGGGCAAGACGACTCTTATGAAAATTATCTCCGGCGAATCGGAATGTGACGGCGGAAAGGTGATCGCATCGAGAGAGTCGAGAATTGCCTATCTTCCCCAGTCGGGAATTGAACACAAGGGCTCGACTCTGAAAGCCGAGGCGGAAAAAGCCTTCAGCTGGATCGGGTCCATGCTGGAGGACGTCGACCGGCTGGGAAAAGAACTGCAGGAGCACAAAACGGGGAAAAGAGCCGAGAATCTCCTTCACCGCCACCACGAGCTGCAGGAACAGATTCTGGAAAGCGGTTACTACGGTCGGGAAGAGCAGATAACACGGATCCTTCAGGGACTGGGTTTTTCCATGGAAGATATGGACAGGGAGTGTTCCCAGTTCTCCGGGGGCTGGCAGATGCGCATAGCCCTGGCCAAGGAACTGTTAAAGAATCCCGACATTCTCCTCCTGGACGAACCGACCAACTACCTCGACCTGGAAGCGAGGGAATGGCTCCGCGATTTTCTCGGCACTTTTAAAGGGGGAATCCTGATTGTTTCCCACGACCGCTTTTTTCTCGATGCCGTTGTGAACGAAGTGGCCGAACTCTTTCTGGGTGATTTGAAAATCTACAAAGGCAACTACAGCTCCTACGAGAAGAAGAGAAAAGAAGAACTGAAAACTCTCGTCGAGCTCTATAAAAAACAACAGGAAGAGATAGCCCGGAACGAAGATTTTATAAGGCGCTTCCGCTATCAGGCGACAAAGGCTTCAGCCGTCCAGTCGAGAGTGAATATGCTCGAGAGGATGGAGAGGATAGAAATCCCGGAAAACCTGAAAAAGATACACTTCTCCTTTCCCGCGCCGCCCCATTCGGGCAAAAAGATGCTGACTCTCGAAGGAATTCGGAAATCCTACGGAGACCGGGAGGTTCTCAAAGGGATAGACCACCTTATACAGAAGGGCGATAAACTGGTTATTACAGGTCTCAACGGAGCGGGGAAATCAACCCTTCTGAGAATCCTCTCCGGGACCGATACCGATTTTGAGGGAACTCTGACGCCGGGAACCGATGTGAAAATCGGATATTTCTCCCAGGACCAGGAAGAAGTTCTCGACAAGAGCAATACCGTTCTGGAAGAGCTGGAATCCGATGCGCCCACGGAGATGATCCCCAACCTGAGGGGAATGCTCGGTGCTTTTCTCTTTTCCGGTGATGATATCTTCAAAAGCGTTTCCGTCCTGAGCGGAGGGGAAAAGAACCGTCTGGCCCTGCTTAAACTTCTTCTGAGGCCGGTCAACCTTCTCATTCTCGATGAGCCGACAAACCATTTGGACATTCATTCGAAAGATGTGCTGCTCGATGCCCTGAAAAGCTACAGCGGTACGGTTATCTTCGTTTCCCACGATCGCTACTTTATTGAAGAGCTGGCGGAGAACGTTCTGGAATTGACATCGGAAGGACACAGGCTGTACCAGGGAAATTACGAATACTATCTATGGAAAAAGGCCAACGAAGGAACCGATGAAATCGACGCTCCGGCCAGCGGTAGAGAAGCCGATGAGGACACTCCCGTACAATCGGCCAAACTCTCCCGGGAAGAGGACAAGAAACTCAAAGCACAAATCCGCCGGCTGAAGCGGGAGGAAGAGGAACTGCTGGGTCGACTGGCCGAATTGGAAGAGGAGCACACCGAACTGAGCGCCTCACTCGCCACGCCGGAAATCTATTCCGACGGGGAAAAGGCAAAAGAAGTCAGCGATGCCATGAAAGCCAACGAGGAAGAGCAGGAAAAAATCAGCCGGCAATGGGAAACCGTTGAAGAACAGCTTTCGGAACTCGATACTCAGGAATAACGGGAAATAATAGACCGAACCGATCCGCTGTAAGAGGAACCGAAGAGATTCAGATGATTGAGCATATGGTAGAGATTGTAGAGATCTCTTCTTTCCCCGTAGCCGGGAACCAGGGGGAATTCTTCTTCGTAAGCCCGGTAGAATTCCCGGTTATAGCCTCCGAATAACTCCGTCATTGCCAGATCCGCTTCCCGATGACCATAATAAACCGCGGGATCGATTAAAACGGCCTCCCCTCTGTCATCCACCATAAAATTCCCCGACCACAAATCGCCGTGAAGCAGCGAAGGATAATCCGGTTCGGGGAGAAGATCGCCGATGCGCCGGCAGATAGACAGGACGCCGCGGCTCATTGAGCTGTCGGCCAGGCGGGAGGAACGGGCCAGTTCAATCTGGAACATCAGCCTCTTTTCCGCAAAGAAATCAGTCCACCGGCTCATTCTGTCATTGATCTGGGGAGTGGAACCGATAAAGTTATCGCTATCGTAACCGAAGCTCTCTCCTTTCCCCTGTCTGTGCATTTGAGCCAGGGCCCGTCCGAAGCGCCCCCAGAAACCGGATCCCTTCGATCCGCTCATTACATATTCCAACAGAAGAAAAGAGGAAGCCTTTTCTCTTCCCAGAGCCAGAGGCGCGGGTACTTTCAGGGGAAAGGCATCATTCAGAGATTGCAGCCCTCTGGCCTCCTCGCGGAACATCGATGAGGGAGCCCGGTCATTTTCCTTTAGAAAGAGGACTTTACCGCTCTTCAGGATTATTTTCGAAACGGAATTGATACAGCCGCCTCCACCACCGGGAGCGCGGCCTGCAAGCTTATCGCCGGGGAATAGATCTTCCACAGCGGCGGAAAGAGAGGGATACTCCCCGACAGGCATCAGAGCTCTCCTGACTCCATCAGATCGAGAATATGATCGCAGGTTCTCTGGACGATAGTAAAAACATTTTCGAACCCTTCCTGACCGCCGTAATAGGGATCGGGAACATCTCCCGGACCTTCGGGATCGTAATCCCGGAACATCCTGATCCGGGCCAGCAGACCTTCATTGGCCGTCAGCCGTTTCAGATTATTGAAATTATTGTGATCCATGGCAAAAATGTAATCGTAGTCTTCCAGATCGTAGCGGAAAATCTGTCGCGCGCGGTGTTTGATTTTCACACCATGGTCCAGAGCTGTTTTCTTCATACGGCTGTCCGATGGCTCGCCGACATGATAGGCACAGGTTCCCGAAGACTGAATTTCGTATTGATCAGTCAACCCTCTTTGATTAACGATTTCCTGAAAAACAGCATGGGCCAGGGGGGATCGGCATATATTTCCCAGACAGACGAACATAACACGTTTTACACTCATATTTTCAGTAGTATCATGATTAATAAATACTGTCGAGACATGTATTTTTTAAAATATTCAGATTATCACCTATGATGCAGAAGTCCTCCCAGCTGAGCGGCTGGGAATGATCGCGCGAACAGAACCAGATCGTATAAATGAGTTTTATAGTATTTAGATAATCACGAAATGATTTGCCATTATCGCGGATCCACTGCGAAACAGCTTCGGTATCGCGGTCATCTGATGCCAGGCTTTCCAGCCACTGGCGAATTTCCTCCATCTGAATGTGATTATCCAGGTTGATACAGGAACAGGAGTTTTCGTTCAACTGATTTATGTATTTCTGCACGAGCAGGAATGTCTTTTTGTTTTTTTCCAGTACGGTAAACATAAAAAACCTCTCTTTTTCACCATCGACAGAAAATTAAGCGGTGATAAGACCAAATCTCTTATGTCCTGACAAAGCCTTTTTCTTTCCTGTTTAACTGGCCGCATTGAGCGGTTTATTCTTCACATAACTGATAAAAGACCTATCCCGGGTCATTGCCGGCCAGTACAGGCGATCGAAGCAACCAGTCGGGGGCTTGTCGATAATTAAACGATAAACTATTATCATATTTCATTTTAAAAGTGGAGTCTTTTCTTGGAATCATTGAGAATCATTCTTTTTCTGTTTATCACTGTCCTGTCCCTCTATAATCTGATCACTTATTTATATAAAAAAAATAAATTGAATAAAGCGGCTGAAATCTCTCTGAAGGAGATGCAGCCCGTCAGGGAAATCAGTTCTGAAGAAAGCATTGCACTAAAGAATCTTTACGGAAAGGAAATCAGTCCCGGATCTCCTGTATTTGAGATTAGCGGACCGTACAGCGCTTCGGTCATCAGGACAAACGGAAGTTCTGTTACTACACACTTTATCGGAAATTTCGAAGTTACCGCCGATGGCGAACTTGCAAAGAATTTTCAGGAGGAGAATACAGGGGAAATCGTTTTCCATAAGAAAAAGCGGGCCGCTTATATCCTGAAATTGAACGGGATTTACAATTGTCTGAAAGAATCGGAGTTGAAATCCTTTCTTAAAAGCGGCACGGAAACAGATTCGCCTCTTTCCGGCAGTATGGAAACTGATGAAGGCAGTATCCGTTTCGGAAACAGAGAACTGACTGTTGAGGAAAAAACATATCTTAACAGAGATATGAGAATCCTCCCCTCTCTTGGTGCTTTCCTGTCTCTCCTGGCTTTGATCTTCATTCCTTCGATAATAGCAGCCCTCCCGGGTTCCCTCATGCTCCTGTTTTCCTTAATCTTATTATTCAGCCCGCGCGCTCCCTTTTCTTCCCGATTATTCGGGAAAAAGCTCATGACCCTGAAAGGCATGGTGGAAAATCAGGGAACAGACAATTACCCCCGGTATTATATGGGAAGATTCGAACTCATTTTCCCCTCCTGGTGGAAGAGTTCCGTACAGCCGGGGAAGATAGCAAGCGTGGAAGCCTATCCGATGGATAAGGGTTTACACCACCTGAAAGTCCTCTCTCTGGATTCGATTACTTCCATTCAGAGGGACAGCATGAGCCGATCCTTTGCCAGCTACTCGCGATTTTACCTCCTGTCGGTTCTCATCTTAATTGACATAATCCTTTTTCTCACTGCAGGAGACGGAGTGGATAAAATCGAAAATCTTTACAGATACTACGCAACTTCCGGACTACAAAAGGAATTTGATTCATTCGAAGAGATTGCCTCATATGATTTTTCAACAGGTCAGGAAGTGGAGTTTACCAATGTAAAGACCTTTCCCGCCAGTCGATACGGTGAAGACGGATCGATATGGATAAATGGAAAAAGGCTTGCCGGCGCGCAGGAGGAAATCGTCCTCGATCTCCAAATGGTTGAAAGCAGGCTCGGGGAACTGATCTCATTTCAGAAAACCTCGGAAATGATCAATCTTTCAGCATTCCGGGCGAACAGCAATGAGGAGTATTACAATTTCCTCTTAATGTATCTAACCATTGCTGAAAATAGAAGTTTTGCTGATTTTGAAGATGTTTTTCACGATAATGAGGAATTTTCCTTTTTACAAAGAATGGTGGATTACTTTTTTCATGATGTCGAAGCATCGCCGGACCCGGAGATGGAAGCTCTTTCAGCAGAAGATATAACCGGCGCAATCGACAGTTTTCTCACAAGAGAACAGGCTATTCTCAACGACTTGACAGGAAGAGCCATGAAAAAAGCCGAACCGGATGTAGAGAGCTTCACTCTGAATCTATTTAATTTTGATTCGGTTGATTTCAATCTCAGACCGCAGGATCTCATGGTATTCTCAAAATCCAATGATTATTTTTCCAATAATGACATACAATACTATGATACTGTACCTGCCGTGGCGAAGCTGAGCCAGCTTAAAGCCTATTACGAAAACAACAACAGACCGGTTGCAGTCAGCGGCATAGTGGAAAGTTTCAACCGGTCGGATGACACTGGCTCATTCCTGGATATATACCCGGAGAGAAACTACTCCGACATGAGCCGGGAACACATCGCAGCCGGAACAGGACTCATTCTGCTTTTGCTCTTTCTTGCAAGTTTCATGATGATAGTCACCGGAATAATGAAAAGAAGGGGATAGAAATCAGAAGAAAACATCACTTTTCGCAATGGACTGAAATTATGAGGCGATAATACCTAATCTGCGGGGTATCATAAGCCGAAATAATAATTGAGGTTATTCCATGAAACTGAAATACAATGCGCCGGTGACTCTCACCTTCGCCCTTATATGCACAGCCGTCGTGGCGGCAGACCAATATCTCGTGCCGGGACTGATCGACGGGTTATTCACCGCCGAGGGGTCGACAACCTTCCGCTACGATAACATTCCGGCTTACACCAGAGTTTTCAGCTACACCTTCGGACATATCGGCTGGGATCATCTGCTCAGCAACCTGACACTGATCCTGCTTCTGGGACCGATTCTCGAAGAGCGGTTCGGATCGAGAAGCCTCGTATTCATGATGTTTATCACCTCGGTCATCAACGGCCTTATCAACGCCTTTTTCTTTCCCACCGAACTGGTCGGCTCCAGCGGTCTGGTATTTATGATGATCGTCCTTTCCTCCTTCACCAATATCCGGAAAGGGGAAATCCCCCTTACCTTTCTGGTTATAATATCGCTTTATATGGCGCGGGAAATTTTCGCCGCCTTCAAGTACGACGATATATCACAGATCTCCCATATCATCGGCGGGACTTGCGGCTCCTTCTTCGGACTTTTCCGCCAGGTTCTCAAGGACCATCAGAGCAAAGCCGCTGCCAAAGCCCCCCAGCCGGGAGGCGGAACGGCGAGCACGCAGCAGACCATAGTCATGTAGCTGTGGAAGATAAAAAATGCGCCTTGTGCGGCGCTGTTATTGATAGGTACGATGAATTTCTCCATCATTTCGATCTGGGCGATGGGCTGGAAAAAGAGATCTGCTCAAAATGCTCAGACAGGATACTGAAGCACCAGCAGGAAGTCTTTGCCAAACTGTTTCCCACGAAGGCTGCTAAAAAAAGATATAACAGATCCTGATAAGACTCATATGGTTTCCGCATATCGATTGACTTGATTCAGCCATCTTTCCTGAAGCCCGATACAGGCAGAAGAGGATATTCTATACTTTCCCCGATTTGTCAATTATACTAAAGTTTATAAATAAAAATATCAGGATAAATTGTAATAATGAAAAAAGTATGGTTTAAGATTGCACTTTCCATGATTTTTGTCGGCATAATTATGACGGCAGCTATGGGCTATATATCTTTATATACGACAAGCAGCATAGCAGAAGAGGGAATATCCACTCTGGATAAAGTAATGCGGGAAGGCTTTGACAGAAGTATTCGCTGGGAGGTGGAGACATCCATATCCATGGTCGACTCCTTGAAGGAACTGGAGAGACAGGGAATCCTGTCTGCCGCACAGGCCGATATTGTAGCAGAACACATAATCAGAGAGGCTCGTTACGGCAAAGACGGGTATTTCTGGGTCGACTCGTCAGATGGGACAAATATCATCCTGCTTGGCAAAGATTCGGAAGGACAAAACCGGTATGATCTACAGGATGTAAAAGGCAACTATCTTATCCGCGATATCATCGCCAACTCGAAAAAAACCGATGGTGGCTTTACTGATTACTGGTTTCCCAAAGCCGGTTCCGACATCCCTCTTCCCAAAAGGGGATACTCTCTCTTCTACCCCGACCGAGACTGGGTTTTCGGAACAGGCAATTACACAGATGATATTGATCTTCAGATCCAGGCTTTTACGGAGAATCTGAACAGCAGATTGTTGAAGATCAGATCATTTACGTCCCTATTTATCGGTTTGCTCTTTCTGCTCATATCCGCAGCTTCCATAGCAGGGGGAAAAGCTCTCTCCAGATC
This window of the Spirochaeta isovalerica genome carries:
- a CDS encoding low molecular weight protein-tyrosine-phosphatase, which gives rise to MSVKRVMFVCLGNICRSPLAHAVFQEIVNQRGLTDQYEIQSSGTCAYHVGEPSDSRMKKTALDHGVKIKHRARQIFRYDLEDYDYIFAMDHNNFNNLKRLTANEGLLARIRMFRDYDPEGPGDVPDPYYGGQEGFENVFTIVQRTCDHILDLMESGEL
- a CDS encoding fructosamine kinase family protein, yielding MPVGEYPSLSAAVEDLFPGDKLAGRAPGGGGGCINSVSKIILKSGKVLFLKENDRAPSSMFREEARGLQSLNDAFPLKVPAPLALGREKASSFLLLEYVMSGSKGSGFWGRFGRALAQMHRQGKGESFGYDSDNFIGSTPQINDRMSRWTDFFAEKRLMFQIELARSSRLADSSMSRGVLSICRRIGDLLPEPDYPSLLHGDLWSGNFMVDDRGEAVLIDPAVYYGHREADLAMTELFGGYNREFYRAYEEEFPLVPGYGERRDLYNLYHMLNHLNLFGSSYSGSVRSIISRYS
- a CDS encoding SH3 domain-containing protein, producing the protein MSKRIVYAATVLLILMTLTSCNRKIGSGVVLWTPDETVLENGTVVNIYEESKIRHTYFVARPGEKETTEIDTWRIEFFEGLKEAEEYAEAYKPYINTYTYTERSGGLVVRDEPVVKQNNRVYKLRQGQEIKVIGRSEEPVPVGNLNDYWYHILTGDGVAGYAYGATLVVYSMNDTGMVIENANDTTDTLLETFLNGVWRPTYYNDMITKNVIDLTRFKESFALKVDPEKKEITLRLQDRNITEKYTDITKFGAKRYDFEGTSFRVTLVSDSVASVFYKHDGKDVNEAFVRLSENVNEIVSAELERRKALLTELMEKGERFTSANYGSVNIIDDTGRFIWNNIEELINRNIISSQSEPQGRIEFSRFPDTLIKNTYKGVITFSFRNGSEANFLYSYTEKGVSFIYVPDRYIKNRIVTTDQFFDPVLIYFEFEKPAEEEES
- a CDS encoding ABC-F family ATP-binding cassette domain-containing protein produces the protein MAFVQLDNISLAFGDRDILKNVNFMISTGSRIALSGANGSGKTTLMKIISGESECDGGKVIASRESRIAYLPQSGIEHKGSTLKAEAEKAFSWIGSMLEDVDRLGKELQEHKTGKRAENLLHRHHELQEQILESGYYGREEQITRILQGLGFSMEDMDRECSQFSGGWQMRIALAKELLKNPDILLLDEPTNYLDLEAREWLRDFLGTFKGGILIVSHDRFFLDAVVNEVAELFLGDLKIYKGNYSSYEKKRKEELKTLVELYKKQQEEIARNEDFIRRFRYQATKASAVQSRVNMLERMERIEIPENLKKIHFSFPAPPHSGKKMLTLEGIRKSYGDREVLKGIDHLIQKGDKLVITGLNGAGKSTLLRILSGTDTDFEGTLTPGTDVKIGYFSQDQEEVLDKSNTVLEELESDAPTEMIPNLRGMLGAFLFSGDDIFKSVSVLSGGEKNRLALLKLLLRPVNLLILDEPTNHLDIHSKDVLLDALKSYSGTVIFVSHDRYFIEELAENVLELTSEGHRLYQGNYEYYLWKKANEGTDEIDAPASGREADEDTPVQSAKLSREEDKKLKAQIRRLKREEEELLGRLAELEEEHTELSASLATPEIYSDGEKAKEVSDAMKANEEEQEKISRQWETVEEQLSELDTQE
- a CDS encoding tetratricopeptide repeat protein, with the translated sequence MMIQLFRNRLFLFFTLAAPLFFSCTPGEFSIYLGTGKDKELVRLFSLIEEVDHQNPYHQEQHFIIVNRIISEYRSMDELEKMNLFLIDYMGDHPNDPYTAFYLLNIAQNYSGRDARKVAETYFRRILVNYPDLRIGGRSIHQVVLEELAFHSDDYEERVRSFNELLNRFPAEVDRGQIYYYLGKSYEKLGFWDEAFAAYEDFLESPETEIAGDPQARIRLTNLLRFQRSDKSWTRDNLMDLLASIRWAVYNKKAETLRRYQSEKFFTMSWSQDETDLFTHTNIDIPSFFNRNVQVRSVLDPMSNEKEAFVRSWGWSYRIPTWYLYFKKIDYPADPEINGRWEWAGIYFGDTF
- a CDS encoding rhomboid family intramembrane serine protease — translated: MKLKYNAPVTLTFALICTAVVAADQYLVPGLIDGLFTAEGSTTFRYDNIPAYTRVFSYTFGHIGWDHLLSNLTLILLLGPILEERFGSRSLVFMMFITSVINGLINAFFFPTELVGSSGLVFMMIVLSSFTNIRKGEIPLTFLVIISLYMAREIFAAFKYDDISQISHIIGGTCGSFFGLFRQVLKDHQSKAAAKAPQPGGGTASTQQTIVM
- a CDS encoding LysM peptidoglycan-binding domain-containing protein, which codes for MGWHLLRRYFLILTAAALPLFSHELPHETRQTVSFLALDGENSEEPLPVRRDLRSERIFSYPFDFNETIEKFIEEYSTPERLAYLQRSLDRAAPFRNHIEETIKEKGLPTELVYLPLVESAYRVDAVSRSGATGLWQFMLNSIEPYDITVDQWRDDRRDFWRSTEAALEKLIYNYDKTGNWDLALAAYNCGLNGLRRTMASTGIEDYWELAGKQLLPAETNRYLPKFIAISTICSYGGRYGLDTGWEERLEWEKIELDRSVDLRLLAAETGMDYGTLRLGNAELLYDVTPPADSGYALKIPASHADSLNRVLETSDEAFMEFYRYSIRTGDTLSEISGHYKVPLSLIYRYNRNLSPRFLRAGQTVIIPALADVPPYGSQKGDEVDFTGTYVVREGDSLWSISGRFETTPELLASRNRLPVNGILNIGMKLMVPLTE